The Thermotoga caldifontis AZM44c09 genomic interval GCTCTGCGAGATGCTTGGAAATCCTCAGAACAGTTTTCGCAGCGTTCACATCACGGGGACCAACGGAAAGGGATCCGTCACCAAGCTCTTGAGTAACCTGATGATAGAACACGGTTTTCAAACTGGCGGTTATTACTCACCACACCTTTCAACGTTCAAAGAGAGAATCCTCGTGAACGAAAGGTTCGTGCCTGACGAGCTGTACTCAGAATGCTTCGAGCGGGTACAGAGGTTCGCCCGGATCATGGACGAGGAGGGGGAGACGAACAAACCCAGTTTCTTCGAATTCACAACGGCGATGGCGTTCTGCATCTTCCAGAGGTTGAACGTTAGAACGGCCGCAATAGAAGTTGGTCTCGGTGGAAGGTTCGACGCGACGAACGTTTTGAAGAGCGATGTGGCCGTCATAGTCACGGTGGATTACGATCACATGCACATCCTCGGTGACACTCTGGAGAAGATCGCTTTCGAGAAAGCTGGCATCGTGAAAGATTCGATCCCGACGGTGTGTGGTGAGACCAAACCAGGACCAGTCGAAGTGATCAAGAACGTTTGCAGAGAAAAACACAGCAAGCTTCATCTTTTCGGTGTAGACTTCACTTTCGAGAACACCGAAATGAAGCTCAACGAGAACAGATTCGATTTCAAAGGTTTGAAAGACTTCAGAGCCCTCGAACTGACGCTCAACGGTGAGCACCAGTTTCTGAACGCCGCGGTGGCACTCCAGGCGTTTTTGCTGTTCGCCGAAAGGGTCGGTTTCGAGGTCAAGGAAGCTGCCGTTCGGAGGGCACTGAAGAAGACGACCCATCCTGGGAGGTTCGAAGTCATCGAAGGAAAGCCGAGGTACATTTTCGACGGGGCACACAACGCGCCGGCCGCGGCGAGTCTGAAAAAGACCATCGAAACGTACTTGAAAGGTGAAAAGCTTGCAGGACTCGTCGGTGTACTGGACGATAAAGACAAGGTCGGGGTGCTCTCACGGCTCGGACCACTGTTCGAAAGGCTGATTGTAACGCGCGTGATCTCTCACCGCTCTGTGAAACCTGAAGAAACTTACGAGATAGCGAAACAGTTCAACAGGAACGTCTCGTTCGAACCGGATCCCATCAAAGCCATAGAGACGCTAAAGCAGGAGGGCTGGCCGACGATAATAATAACAGGTTCGCTGTACCTCGTCGGGTACATAAGGGACTACGTTCTGGACGGAAAACTGGAACCAGAATGGTCGATCGTGAGGTGAGCCCTCTTGCTGAGGGCCGTTCAGGGTCGGGTAGAGGCAATAAAAGGTAACTCCGTGTTGTTGAGCGTCTCAGGTTTCGTCCTTCAAATCCTCTGCGACCAGAAAACCTTAGAAGCTTTGAGAATCGGTGAGGACGTCAAACTACACACACATCTCGAATTCAACCAAGATGGGTTCACGCTCTACGGATTTTTCGAAGAAGAACAGCTCGAAATCTTCGAAAAAGTTACCAAAGTTTCGAAGATCGGTCACAGGACGGCTCTGAAGATCCTTTCTTCTCTCGAACCTGAGGAATTCGTCTACATGATCAAGAACAATGATGTGGAAAGGCTCTCGCAGGTGCCTGGTATCGGTCGAAAGACGGCAGAAAGGCTCGTATCGGAGCTGAAGGATGAAGAGTTCTCCATCGTGCCGAGCATGAACAGAGAATATCTGGATGCGATCGAAGCTTTGACGGTGCTCGGCTTTTCGAAATCAGACTCGCGAGATGCGGTGAGAAAGGTTTTCAAACCGCACATGAACGCGGAACAGATAGTGAAAGAAGCTCTAAGGTTACTCTCCAAGAAGGTGTGAGCGTGCTCGAGTCTGTGTCGAACCCGACGCTCGGTTACAGACTCGATCCTGGAGAGCTCGGTCTGTGGAACAGTGCTTCGGCTGGGCGAAGCATTCTGCGCGTGCTCACACAGGAGATCAGTAACTGGCTGTACTTCAAGAGGAAGGTCGAGCGGGAAGGCGGAGTGATAATACAGGGTGGCATCAGCCTCGATCTCAGAAAGAGAGGATCCTTCCTCGCAGCAGTAGCCGGCAGAACGACGGTGTGGGTGTACTATCCTGGAGAGAAAACGCAGGCCAACTTGGCTACGGAACAGCAGTACAAGCAACAGATACAGGAGAGGATCAGGGAACTCGAAAGCCAGCTGAATTTTGCCACACCGGAGGAAAGGGAAAAGCTGGAGCAACAGATTCAGCTTCTGAGGATGGCCATGAATCTGCCACTCCAGCTCGTTCAGATGCTCCTCGAACCTCTCGGATTACTCTTCAACGCGACCGCCTGAAAGTTTCTTTTCCATCACCCTCACGAAAACTTCAACCAACTCCGGATCGAACATCTTACCGCTCTGATTTTTCACCATCTCGAGGGCTTCAACCTCCGTCTTTGGTCCAGTACCCCACTCGGATGTGACGAAGTGCGTGAGCTCGTCGAAATAATCACAGATCGCTATGATCCTGGCGAAGAGTGGTATCTCTTCACCTCTCAACCCATCCGGATAACCTTTTCCGTCCCACCTTTCGTGGTGAGATCTCACGGCAGGCACGACATCCCACAAGTATTCGATGGAAGACAGATAAACCGCTCCCATCACAGTGTGGTCCTGCGGCATATTCTCGAAGATCCTGATCCTCGTGGGAGTGTACATCATCAACTGTTCTATGCCTATCTTTCCTACGTCGTGAAGCATCGCACACTC includes:
- a CDS encoding bifunctional folylpolyglutamate synthase/dihydrofolate synthase, which translates into the protein MNYLQMLEYLYKERPSGKITLGLERIARLCEMLGNPQNSFRSVHITGTNGKGSVTKLLSNLMIEHGFQTGGYYSPHLSTFKERILVNERFVPDELYSECFERVQRFARIMDEEGETNKPSFFEFTTAMAFCIFQRLNVRTAAIEVGLGGRFDATNVLKSDVAVIVTVDYDHMHILGDTLEKIAFEKAGIVKDSIPTVCGETKPGPVEVIKNVCREKHSKLHLFGVDFTFENTEMKLNENRFDFKGLKDFRALELTLNGEHQFLNAAVALQAFLLFAERVGFEVKEAAVRRALKKTTHPGRFEVIEGKPRYIFDGAHNAPAAASLKKTIETYLKGEKLAGLVGVLDDKDKVGVLSRLGPLFERLIVTRVISHRSVKPEETYEIAKQFNRNVSFEPDPIKAIETLKQEGWPTIIITGSLYLVGYIRDYVLDGKLEPEWSIVR
- the ruvA gene encoding Holliday junction branch migration protein RuvA; this encodes MLRAVQGRVEAIKGNSVLLSVSGFVLQILCDQKTLEALRIGEDVKLHTHLEFNQDGFTLYGFFEEEQLEIFEKVTKVSKIGHRTALKILSSLEPEEFVYMIKNNDVERLSQVPGIGRKTAERLVSELKDEEFSIVPSMNREYLDAIEALTVLGFSKSDSRDAVRKVFKPHMNAEQIVKEALRLLSKKV
- a CDS encoding HD-GYP domain-containing protein; amino-acid sequence: MVCRILKEKDALSERFERLCLAEEPTSTLFITDSLKEGLSPQLVVKKESVELYDAGKLVARFVNEPGSYDSIWAFVKSYVDREDSKASLTSYRLARRVISGILQAMVVLMETEDKEGFSHSQRVARLCLEMAEELGLDEKQKTLLKECAMLHDVGKIGIEQLMMYTPTRIRIFENMPQDHTVMGAVYLSSIEYLWDVVPAVRSHHERWDGKGYPDGLRGEEIPLFARIIAICDYFDELTHFVTSEWGTGPKTEVEALEMVKNQSGKMFDPELVEVFVRVMEKKLSGGRVEE